The Ignatzschineria rhizosphaerae genome contains a region encoding:
- a CDS encoding ABC transporter substrate-binding protein, whose amino-acid sequence MHKLIKKSSLIALLFSTTLLSIAQEIDLTPEQLNRPKATRSDERIAEIKHARFVKNESFTVGFSTSATLPLHDYASDAKTLIGFDVDLALALADSMGKKLEIVSVAWADWPLGLASGKFDAVISNITVTEERKKKFDFATYRKDDIGIYVKKESPITAITEAKDIAGLKVITDSGTNQEKILLDWNERNIAAGLKPIEIQYYDDRALQTLAIESGRADAIFSVNPMQAYAAAISGKTKHVGTVNGGWPLTAEIAVAFPKGSDLTIPIANIINDLIEDGIYQEILTRWALQSEAIEESLINPPGLP is encoded by the coding sequence ATGCATAAACTTATAAAAAAGAGTAGTTTAATAGCCCTGCTTTTCTCTACAACACTACTTTCAATCGCTCAAGAAATTGACCTAACACCAGAACAACTCAATCGTCCTAAAGCAACAAGAAGTGATGAGAGAATTGCTGAAATAAAGCATGCTCGCTTTGTTAAAAATGAGAGTTTTACTGTCGGTTTTAGTACATCAGCAACCTTGCCACTTCATGATTATGCCTCAGATGCAAAAACACTCATTGGCTTTGATGTAGATCTTGCCTTAGCTTTGGCTGATTCTATGGGTAAAAAATTAGAGATCGTTAGTGTTGCTTGGGCTGATTGGCCATTAGGACTTGCTAGCGGCAAATTTGATGCCGTGATCTCTAACATCACAGTAACGGAAGAGCGTAAGAAAAAATTTGATTTTGCAACATATCGCAAAGATGACATTGGTATTTATGTCAAAAAAGAAAGCCCTATTACAGCCATTACCGAAGCGAAAGATATTGCCGGACTAAAAGTGATTACCGATTCAGGAACTAATCAAGAAAAAATCCTCCTCGATTGGAATGAACGCAATATTGCGGCGGGGCTTAAACCTATTGAAATTCAATATTATGACGATAGAGCCTTACAGACTCTTGCTATTGAAAGCGGAAGAGCAGATGCGATCTTTAGTGTTAATCCTATGCAAGCCTATGCGGCAGCTATTAGTGGGAAAACAAAACATGTAGGTACTGTTAATGGTGGTTGGCCTTTAACTGCTGAGATCGCTGTCGCTTTTCCTAAAGGATCGGATCTAACAATCCCTATCGCCAATATCATCAATGACCTCATTGAGGATGGCATTTATCAGGAAATTTTAACTCGATGGGCATTGCAATCAGAAGCTATCGAAGAATCTCTCATCAACCCTCCTGGTTTACCTTAA
- a CDS encoding ABC transporter substrate-binding protein — protein sequence MTQISYSNEYEALSLADKQIHVERNNQAIAAIPPNFQFVTQGALTVAVAPSDPPISFYAKDAKTAIGADPDFALAIAESLGLDLKLIPITWIDWSLGLTSKKYDVVLANIGVTEERKAKFDFSTYRLGLHGFYVKNSSKITSIVEPKDAAGLRIIVGAGTNQERILLRWNEALAAKNLPPIKLQYYDDGAISLLAIQSDRADVIVQPNAQLVYLAARDGNIRSVGTLSAGWPDRSDVAVVTRKNSGLADAITLAINGLIQEGSYQKILDTWYLGEEALKVSETNPPGLPVEK from the coding sequence ATGACGCAAATATCTTATAGTAATGAATATGAAGCCCTCTCTTTAGCTGATAAACAAATTCATGTTGAAAGAAATAATCAGGCGATAGCGGCGATACCTCCTAATTTTCAATTTGTTACTCAAGGCGCTCTTACCGTTGCGGTTGCCCCTTCAGATCCACCTATCTCTTTTTATGCAAAAGATGCAAAAACAGCAATTGGCGCTGATCCTGACTTTGCTTTAGCAATTGCTGAGAGTTTGGGGTTAGATCTTAAGCTAATTCCCATTACCTGGATTGACTGGTCCTTAGGCTTAACGAGTAAAAAATATGATGTTGTTTTAGCAAATATTGGTGTCACAGAAGAGAGAAAAGCGAAGTTTGATTTTTCAACTTATCGACTGGGTCTACACGGATTTTATGTCAAAAATAGTAGCAAAATCACCTCAATTGTTGAACCTAAAGATGCCGCAGGTTTACGCATTATTGTCGGCGCTGGTACCAATCAAGAAAGGATCCTCCTACGCTGGAATGAAGCGCTTGCTGCAAAAAATCTTCCCCCCATTAAGCTTCAATATTATGACGATGGCGCCATTAGCCTTTTAGCGATTCAATCTGATAGAGCTGATGTTATCGTTCAACCTAATGCACAACTTGTCTATCTAGCCGCTAGAGATGGAAATATCAGATCCGTAGGAACTTTAAGTGCAGGTTGGCCAGATAGATCTGATGTTGCAGTTGTCACCCGCAAAAATAGTGGTCTTGCTGATGCGATCACCCTTGCTATTAATGGACTAATTCAAGAGGGATCTTATCAAAAAATATTAGATACCTGGTACTTAGGCGAGGAGGCTTTAAAAGTTTCTGAAACAAACCCGCCAGGACTTCCCGTAGAAAAATAG
- a CDS encoding LLM class flavin-dependent oxidoreductase, with product MSHQKIHFGLMLHGAGGHMNSWRHPSSTLDASVNFQYNVNLAKEAEEAGFSFIFVADGLYINEKSIPHFLNRFEPITLLSALASHTTKIGLGGTVSTSYSDPFTIARQFASLDLLSGGRAAWNLVTTPLEGTAKNYNRPHPEHHVRYQIANEYIEVAKGLWSSWEEDAFIRDRDSGVFFNPNKMHRVNYQGKFFQVQGPLNIQRSPQGEPVIFQAGASESGIAFASKHAEAVFTHIQDLTEAQDYYQKVKQGAVENGRSTEDIKIFPGINPIIGETKEAAEAKYRTIRDLVNIEDALIYLGRYFDHHDFSQYDLDAPFPELGTIGENSFRSTTDRIKQYALKHQLTLREVALNETTKRSDFIGTPDQITERLITWVESGAADGFILTLSISSEGFQDFKSQVLPRLEARGYFSPSLEHQTLRENLGLKIPHNQYRHKE from the coding sequence ATGAGTCATCAAAAAATTCACTTTGGGCTTATGCTCCATGGCGCAGGAGGTCATATGAATTCTTGGCGTCACCCCTCTTCAACACTTGATGCTAGCGTTAATTTTCAATATAACGTCAATCTTGCTAAAGAGGCTGAAGAAGCCGGATTTTCTTTCATCTTTGTTGCCGATGGGCTCTATATCAATGAAAAATCTATTCCCCATTTTTTAAATCGATTTGAACCTATTACACTACTTTCTGCGCTTGCTTCACATACTACAAAAATAGGTTTAGGAGGGACCGTTTCAACTTCCTATAGTGATCCATTTACGATCGCTCGACAATTTGCTTCCCTTGATCTTTTAAGCGGAGGAAGAGCTGCGTGGAACCTTGTTACAACGCCGCTTGAGGGCACTGCTAAAAACTATAACAGACCCCATCCTGAGCATCATGTTCGCTATCAAATTGCAAATGAATATATAGAGGTCGCTAAGGGACTTTGGTCTTCATGGGAGGAGGATGCCTTTATTCGTGATCGAGATAGCGGTGTTTTCTTTAATCCAAATAAGATGCATCGAGTCAATTATCAAGGTAAGTTTTTTCAAGTTCAAGGACCTCTTAATATTCAGCGCTCTCCTCAAGGAGAGCCTGTCATCTTTCAAGCAGGTGCTTCAGAATCAGGCATAGCATTTGCATCAAAACATGCAGAAGCTGTTTTCACACATATTCAAGATCTAACCGAAGCCCAAGATTACTACCAAAAAGTCAAACAAGGAGCTGTTGAAAATGGTAGATCCACGGAAGATATTAAAATTTTCCCAGGGATTAACCCTATTATTGGAGAAACCAAGGAAGCCGCCGAAGCCAAATATCGTACCATTCGTGACCTTGTTAATATTGAAGATGCCCTAATTTATTTAGGACGATATTTTGATCATCATGATTTTAGCCAATATGATTTAGATGCCCCTTTCCCCGAGCTTGGCACCATTGGAGAAAATAGTTTTCGCTCTACAACAGACCGCATCAAACAATATGCTCTCAAGCATCAACTAACCTTACGAGAAGTCGCTTTAAATGAGACGACAAAGCGCAGTGATTTTATAGGAACGCCGGATCAAATCACCGAGCGACTCATTACATGGGTTGAAAGCGGCGCTGCTGATGGATTTATTTTAACACTATCAATCAGTTCTGAAGGTTTTCAGGACTTTAAATCCCAAGTTCTGCCTCGATTAGAAGCTCGCGGTTATTTCTCCCCTTCATTAGAACATCAAACCTTAAGAGAAAATCTAGGATTAAAAATCCCTCACAATCAATATCGCCACAAGGAATAA
- a CDS encoding NAD(P)H-dependent oxidoreductase, producing MIMKKLVTLTGSYSYPSKTLSLTDTIAHKAVTRYNLLLKKYSMNDLGETLGLAKEIDDLEDSGKKVVKDLQEADAIIITTPVYKGSYPGLFKHFIDLLDPATLYGKPILIAATGGGTRHALMVEHQLRPLFGFFMAHSLPTAVYASAQDYSPNNAISSLDLLRRIDQAIEEFSPFIKTTSENYAENLDFIAEKRLNNLSSPIEKVGGTRQ from the coding sequence ATAATCATGAAAAAACTTGTTACTCTTACAGGTAGTTATAGCTATCCTTCAAAAACACTCTCATTAACAGATACGATTGCCCATAAAGCCGTCACTCGTTATAACCTACTTTTAAAAAAATATTCTATGAATGATTTAGGAGAAACATTAGGTTTAGCAAAAGAGATCGATGATTTAGAAGATTCTGGCAAAAAAGTCGTTAAAGATTTACAAGAAGCAGATGCCATTATTATCACAACGCCGGTTTATAAAGGCAGTTACCCGGGCTTATTCAAGCACTTTATAGATTTACTAGATCCGGCAACACTCTACGGTAAACCTATTTTAATTGCAGCAACAGGTGGCGGCACTCGTCATGCATTAATGGTTGAACATCAATTACGCCCACTTTTTGGCTTTTTTATGGCCCACAGTTTACCAACAGCAGTCTACGCTTCAGCGCAAGATTATTCCCCCAATAATGCTATTAGCTCTTTAGATTTATTAAGAAGAATTGATCAAGCTATTGAAGAATTCTCCCCCTTTATTAAAACAACCTCAGAAAATTATGCTGAAAATTTAGATTTCATCGCAGAAAAGAGATTAAACAATCTTTCCAGTCCTATTGAAAAAGTAGGAGGTACGCGCCAATGA
- a CDS encoding M20 aminoacylase family protein — MIEQQQTQDEILELLTHSFTEFQTIRQDIHRYPELAFQEVKTSELIASYLEKLGYKIDKKVGKTGLVATLQKGSNHKSIGIRADMDALPISEKTDLPYQSTQNGVMHACGHDGHITIALAAAKALSLKGNFDGTVRFIFQPAEEIGLGAKAMIEDGLFSKFPVDTIYGLHNWPKLTVGKFAFIEGPAMASVDFLKITIIGKGSHGAEPQNGIDPITIAAYLITSFQTIISRNINPKEMGVITIGAIKGGNAANVIPDSVELKLTVRAYSEEIRNTLIKRIQQLTETLTKSFGAKATISNQAGFAAVINPKTEIDFAYQSALNIMDKSFIDEDFTARTASEDFAFMLQQQKGAFIFIGNGDSADLHSPYYDFNDQAIIPAARYWVSLVESYLKPLGE, encoded by the coding sequence ATGATAGAACAGCAACAAACACAAGATGAGATCTTAGAACTTCTCACCCACTCATTTACAGAATTTCAGACTATTCGCCAAGATATTCATCGCTACCCTGAACTTGCATTTCAGGAAGTTAAAACCAGTGAGTTGATAGCGAGCTATCTAGAAAAACTTGGTTATAAAATTGATAAAAAGGTTGGTAAAACAGGATTAGTCGCGACTTTACAAAAAGGTTCAAACCATAAATCCATCGGGATTAGAGCGGATATGGACGCTCTACCGATATCTGAGAAAACCGATCTTCCTTACCAAAGTACCCAAAATGGTGTAATGCATGCTTGTGGTCATGATGGGCATATCACAATTGCACTAGCGGCCGCTAAAGCACTCTCTCTTAAAGGAAACTTTGATGGGACTGTCCGCTTTATATTTCAGCCGGCTGAAGAGATCGGTTTGGGTGCAAAAGCGATGATCGAAGATGGGTTATTTTCTAAGTTTCCGGTTGATACCATCTACGGTCTACATAATTGGCCTAAACTTACCGTTGGAAAATTCGCCTTTATTGAAGGCCCTGCGATGGCTTCTGTTGATTTTTTAAAAATCACCATTATCGGTAAAGGTAGTCACGGCGCAGAGCCCCAAAATGGCATTGATCCCATTACTATTGCCGCATATCTCATCACCTCTTTTCAAACAATTATCTCCCGAAATATCAATCCAAAAGAGATGGGAGTTATTACAATTGGGGCAATTAAAGGGGGAAATGCCGCAAATGTGATCCCTGATTCTGTAGAGCTAAAACTTACAGTACGTGCTTATAGTGAAGAGATCAGAAATACCCTTATAAAACGTATTCAACAACTCACCGAAACATTAACCAAAAGTTTTGGTGCCAAAGCAACTATCTCCAATCAAGCGGGATTTGCAGCGGTTATTAATCCTAAAACCGAAATAGACTTTGCCTACCAATCTGCTCTTAACATTATGGATAAATCTTTTATTGATGAAGATTTTACCGCCCGAACAGCTAGTGAAGATTTTGCCTTTATGTTACAGCAACAAAAAGGGGCTTTTATATTTATCGGTAATGGTGATAGTGCTGATTTACACAGCCCTTACTATGACTTTAATGATCAAGCGATTATTCCTGCAGCAAGATATTGGGTTTCGCTCGTTGAATCTTATTTAAAACCTTTAGGAGAATAA
- a CDS encoding GNAT family N-acetyltransferase — translation MPESFIYTTIDDPRAKVLNDALLQEYDHRYGTFFDPRGAIAEMERYPASDFFPNQGNFVLLIRDNIVIGGGGFKFYNEQSAEFKRIWTSPNHRRQGLAAKILQELEKQAARQGYQRVYLTTGCRQPEAVNLYLKHGYHHLFDLNEDLEALKKLPFEKDISMLANAAS, via the coding sequence ATGCCGGAGTCTTTTATCTACACCACAATTGATGATCCTAGAGCAAAGGTTCTTAATGATGCGCTCTTACAAGAGTACGATCATCGATATGGAACTTTTTTTGATCCAAGAGGCGCTATTGCAGAAATGGAGCGTTACCCTGCTTCTGATTTTTTCCCTAATCAAGGCAATTTTGTTCTTCTTATTCGTGACAATATCGTAATTGGCGGTGGTGGCTTTAAATTTTATAACGAACAATCTGCTGAGTTTAAACGCATTTGGACAAGTCCAAATCATAGACGACAAGGGCTAGCGGCTAAAATTCTCCAAGAATTAGAAAAGCAAGCAGCAAGACAAGGATATCAACGAGTCTATCTCACAACAGGTTGTCGCCAACCTGAAGCTGTGAATCTTTACCTTAAACATGGCTATCATCATTTATTCGATCTTAATGAAGATTTAGAGGCACTCAAAAAATTGCCTTTTGAAAAGGATATCTCTATGCTCGCAAACGCTGCCTCTTAG
- a CDS encoding MsnO8 family LLM class oxidoreductase, whose product MSYQLSMLDKCPLEEQSSPKIALLNAVEAAKAAESAGFSRFWVAEHHNSNQYASSAPEILVSYLLAKTNNIRIGTGGVMLQHYSPYKIAEIFNMLASLEPERVDLGIGKAPGGLPASTKALQIELSDENRLSFTQKAELLNQLLTGEVATNGLFEGIAATPKPIKKAQGFLLGASAESAEFAAQLGWQMSYAGHLNGSEQQLQNTLKTYRQETNGKTPQVALTAIITPDEEEAKIRAKDIAIYKIYFSEDKVYNLPTLEAAEEFAKQSGRTDYTIEKQLMQVLAGTPKSVSDHLFKLHQQYNIPEFMLEFPNTTLNERLYAIDTLAYYQKRLT is encoded by the coding sequence ATGTCCTACCAACTCAGTATGCTAGATAAATGCCCATTAGAGGAACAATCATCCCCAAAAATTGCTCTATTAAATGCGGTAGAAGCTGCAAAAGCCGCAGAATCTGCTGGATTTTCTCGTTTCTGGGTTGCAGAGCATCACAATTCTAATCAATACGCTTCAAGCGCCCCTGAAATATTAGTTTCCTATCTTTTAGCAAAAACAAATAATATTCGTATCGGTACAGGCGGCGTCATGCTGCAACATTACAGTCCTTATAAGATCGCAGAAATATTTAATATGTTAGCTTCTCTCGAGCCTGAGCGGGTAGATCTTGGTATTGGTAAAGCTCCCGGCGGATTACCTGCTTCCACAAAAGCCTTACAAATTGAGCTTTCGGATGAAAACCGTTTAAGCTTTACTCAAAAAGCAGAACTCTTAAATCAATTACTAACTGGTGAAGTCGCAACTAATGGTCTATTTGAAGGGATTGCTGCAACACCAAAACCTATTAAAAAAGCCCAAGGATTTTTATTAGGCGCAAGTGCAGAAAGTGCGGAATTTGCAGCTCAATTAGGCTGGCAAATGAGTTATGCCGGGCATTTAAATGGTAGCGAACAACAGTTACAAAATACGCTTAAAACCTATCGTCAAGAAACTAATGGTAAAACGCCCCAAGTTGCGCTTACCGCTATCATTACACCTGATGAAGAAGAAGCCAAAATTCGCGCTAAAGATATCGCTATCTATAAAATATACTTTTCAGAGGATAAAGTGTATAACCTTCCCACGTTAGAAGCAGCGGAAGAATTTGCCAAGCAATCAGGCCGAACCGACTACACTATTGAAAAACAATTAATGCAGGTACTCGCAGGAACCCCTAAATCTGTTAGTGATCATCTTTTTAAACTTCACCAGCAATATAATATCCCTGAATTTATGTTAGAGTTTCCAAATACGACTTTAAATGAGCGACTTTACGCCATTGATACATTAGCTTATTATCAAAAGAGATTAACGTAA
- a CDS encoding GNAT family N-acetyltransferase, with translation MESITITSVTLNEVKELQAIGRETFLSTFSEGGSPENMTQYLNGAFSLEKLTSELNNHDSQFYFAKQNNQVIGYLKLNFELSQTELQDSKAMEIERIYVLDEFHGKKVGLTLYNRALEVAEQRNIDYIWLGVWENNFKALNFYKRQGFFEFDQHIFKLGDDEQTDLLMKLELNKNKI, from the coding sequence ATGGAATCCATCACAATTACATCTGTCACCTTAAATGAGGTTAAAGAATTACAAGCTATCGGAAGAGAGACATTTCTCTCAACTTTTTCTGAAGGAGGCTCCCCCGAAAATATGACTCAATATTTAAATGGTGCTTTTTCTTTAGAGAAACTCACCTCAGAATTAAATAATCATGACTCACAATTCTACTTTGCTAAGCAAAATAACCAGGTTATTGGCTATCTAAAACTAAATTTTGAATTATCACAAACAGAGTTACAAGATAGTAAAGCAATGGAAATTGAAAGGATCTATGTATTAGATGAATTCCACGGCAAAAAAGTAGGGTTAACACTCTATAACAGAGCGCTAGAAGTCGCTGAGCAACGAAACATCGATTATATTTGGTTAGGTGTTTGGGAAAATAACTTTAAAGCGCTGAATTTTTATAAAAGACAAGGATTCTTCGAGTTTGATCAGCATATTTTTAAATTAGGTGATGATGAACAGACTGATCTTCTTATGAAACTAGAGTTAAATAAAAATAAGATCTAA
- a CDS encoding cysteine desulfurase family protein, which translates to MMKIDLEGLGLEAFMKPHQASAGNQPSAEGKLPSKPQFSNMIYLDYAATTPVDPRVIEAMVNSMETDWANVSSPHELGIVTKQKVEADLDAIAAHFNVNRDELIITSGSTESINHALKGVLHAQKKKEIITSTIEHKATINTVQALMKEGYRGKFIAPNSEGIITAEMIEAVITDETAMISLIWVNNETGDKLPVEEIAKIARARKIPFHVDATQAAPHFQFDASQFDLVSVSAHKCYGPKAIGLLYRRSFPKLPMMPLIDGSGGQLGLRAGTIPNEGIAGFAKALEIIKDNWVEERHRLAKLESYLVQRLLSFGVEVNSGNLKGHREPGVLNLYIPNVNADTLMALTPKLAIAKGSACNSDSSLPSYVLTEMNYDLKRALSSVRISVGRYTTEEEIFAAGEMLSVAIEFIQNIADGKPANWYGEYDLYNSYIASILEPDYLEDGITINAGIDAPLLVIEKEHFSLTLYGKVEKVALDDSDAIRFTALSGKAYGEPYYLSLFNDLIIALRDETISSQLALEQLLGMKMPANYLRDTLFIEKSLRNFIAQQIES; encoded by the coding sequence ATGATGAAAATTGATTTAGAGGGTTTAGGATTAGAAGCGTTTATGAAGCCACACCAAGCGTCTGCCGGTAATCAGCCATCGGCAGAAGGGAAGCTTCCCTCTAAGCCACAATTTTCCAATATGATCTATCTTGATTATGCCGCAACAACGCCGGTTGATCCGCGTGTGATTGAAGCGATGGTCAATAGTATGGAGACAGATTGGGCAAATGTCAGTAGCCCTCATGAGCTTGGGATTGTAACTAAGCAGAAAGTTGAGGCTGATCTTGATGCGATTGCCGCACATTTTAATGTTAACCGTGATGAATTAATTATTACGAGTGGTTCAACAGAATCTATTAATCATGCGCTTAAAGGGGTGTTGCATGCTCAAAAGAAAAAGGAAATCATTACCTCAACGATAGAGCATAAAGCGACAATCAATACAGTGCAAGCCTTGATGAAAGAGGGTTACCGAGGAAAGTTTATTGCACCAAATAGTGAAGGAATAATTACCGCTGAGATGATTGAAGCGGTAATTACGGATGAAACGGCGATGATTTCACTTATTTGGGTGAATAATGAAACGGGTGATAAATTGCCGGTAGAAGAGATTGCAAAAATTGCTCGGGCGCGGAAAATTCCGTTTCATGTCGATGCAACACAAGCGGCGCCTCATTTTCAATTTGATGCCTCACAATTTGATTTAGTGAGTGTCTCAGCCCATAAATGTTACGGGCCTAAAGCTATTGGATTACTCTATCGCCGGAGTTTTCCTAAATTACCGATGATGCCATTAATTGATGGTAGTGGCGGTCAGTTAGGACTTCGTGCCGGAACAATACCTAATGAAGGGATTGCCGGCTTTGCCAAGGCGCTCGAAATAATCAAAGACAATTGGGTAGAAGAACGCCATCGACTTGCAAAGTTAGAGAGTTATCTTGTGCAACGCCTCTTATCTTTTGGTGTTGAAGTCAATAGCGGGAATCTTAAAGGGCATCGTGAGCCGGGCGTTTTAAATCTCTATATTCCTAATGTGAATGCCGATACCTTAATGGCATTAACGCCAAAACTTGCGATTGCTAAGGGGTCGGCCTGTAATAGTGATAGTTCATTGCCATCTTATGTTTTAACAGAGATGAATTATGATTTAAAACGAGCGCTCTCTTCTGTGCGTATTAGTGTTGGACGCTATACCACTGAGGAAGAGATTTTTGCCGCGGGTGAAATGCTAAGTGTTGCCATTGAGTTTATTCAAAATATTGCAGATGGAAAACCGGCTAATTGGTATGGCGAATATGATCTTTATAATTCTTATATCGCTTCAATTCTTGAGCCTGATTATCTTGAGGATGGCATCACAATTAATGCCGGTATTGATGCACCATTACTGGTTATCGAGAAAGAACACTTCTCCCTCACGCTTTATGGCAAAGTAGAGAAGGTTGCTTTAGATGATAGTGATGCGATTCGTTTTACTGCTTTATCAGGGAAGGCTTATGGCGAACCCTATTATCTCTCGCTCTTTAATGATTTGATTATTGCACTACGTGATGAAACTATTTCAAGCCAATTAGCGTTAGAGCAATTATTGGGAATGAAAATGCCGGCAAATTATCTACGAGATACTTTGTTTATCGAGAAGTCATTACGAAATTTTATAGCGCAGCAAATTGAGTCATGA
- a CDS encoding MepB family protein: protein MNTGREMQSVTLLKTLFLTLGKPSPEIIALDPYNQEYEGFDFRVLNVNYRSRLARKTPKKAGYFLAIWEKDAENKNISFSEITFPDFLMVNILDGERKGQFIFPKWVLKQQGILSSSTKPGKMAFRVYTPWDTDLNRSAAKTAKWQLPFFVELPVDNAEV from the coding sequence ATGAATACCGGAAGAGAGATGCAATCAGTTACGTTACTCAAGACGTTATTTTTAACATTAGGAAAACCGTCTCCAGAGATCATCGCATTAGATCCTTATAATCAAGAGTATGAAGGCTTTGATTTCAGGGTTCTGAATGTCAATTATCGCTCTCGCCTTGCAAGAAAGACACCGAAAAAAGCCGGTTACTTTTTAGCAATATGGGAGAAAGATGCTGAGAATAAAAATATCTCCTTTTCTGAAATCACATTTCCCGACTTTTTAATGGTTAATATTCTTGATGGTGAGCGGAAAGGGCAGTTTATTTTTCCCAAATGGGTTTTAAAACAGCAAGGGATTTTGTCATCCAGTACAAAGCCCGGAAAGATGGCTTTTCGTGTTTATACGCCGTGGGATACAGATCTTAATAGAAGTGCGGCAAAAACCGCTAAATGGCAGTTGCCATTTTTTGTAGAGTTGCCGGTAGATAATGCCGAGGTATGA
- a CDS encoding ABC transporter ATP-binding protein: MTSQPTLIVENIHKSFGDREILKGISLTLNKGDVVSMLGASGSGKSTFLRCINLLENPNQGEITLNGEKLALVKGEKGLVAKDQKALQKMRSELGMVFQNFNLWGHMTVLENMIEAPIHVLGLSKKEARERALKLLAKVGMSERVNDYPISLSGGQQQRVAIARALAMEPSVILFDEPTSALDPELVHEVLTVMQDLAKEGMTMIVVTHEMDFARNVSNRVVFFHEGRIEEEGDPQELFTNPKSERFKQFIKHYNR; the protein is encoded by the coding sequence ATGACAAGTCAGCCCACTTTGATCGTTGAAAATATCCATAAATCGTTTGGCGATCGTGAGATCTTAAAAGGGATCTCATTAACGCTTAATAAAGGCGATGTGGTTTCGATGCTTGGTGCTTCAGGCTCTGGAAAGAGTACCTTTTTGCGCTGTATCAATCTTCTTGAAAATCCAAATCAAGGGGAAATTACACTAAATGGTGAAAAGTTAGCTTTAGTTAAAGGTGAAAAGGGCTTAGTGGCAAAAGATCAAAAAGCGCTGCAAAAGATGCGCTCTGAGCTTGGCATGGTGTTCCAAAACTTCAATCTTTGGGGCCACATGACAGTGCTTGAGAATATGATTGAAGCGCCGATTCATGTCTTAGGTTTATCTAAAAAAGAGGCTCGTGAGCGTGCTTTAAAACTCCTTGCAAAAGTGGGTATGAGTGAGCGCGTCAATGATTACCCTATCTCCCTTTCAGGTGGCCAGCAGCAGCGTGTTGCCATTGCTAGAGCGCTTGCGATGGAGCCGAGTGTTATTTTGTTTGATGAACCAACATCGGCATTAGACCCAGAGCTCGTGCATGAAGTATTAACCGTCATGCAAGATCTTGCAAAAGAGGGAATGACGATGATTGTGGTAACGCATGAGATGGATTTTGCACGAAATGTGTCAAATCGTGTGGTATTTTTCCATGAAGGACGAATTGAAGAAGAGGGTGATCCTCAAGAGCTCTTCACTAATCCAAAATCAGAGCGTTTTAAGCAATTTATTAAGCACTATAATCGATAA